One genomic region from Yamadazyma tenuis chromosome 4, complete sequence encodes:
- the RLR1 gene encoding THO2 plays a role in transcriptional elongation (EggNog:ENOG503NW2W; BUSCO:EOG092605VL; COG:K): protein MNGTETQITYSYLNDELLSEFQGQGTEQLIQLIEAPAQPDVDAYELVGTVFTELIMVLEDGKLDPEAIIEFLSSCIKDEETANHFCQVLNLFPLSEPVESLIKKLHTNQKVIQPSSLAKFLSTDTLGKLGIVPGDTLSKQLNTRKRDEYYTQKKFNLLHEEPEGFARLIVELMNILRSGESESQVDYAIKMVDTIIGHYSLDPNRVFDVTFDCFSNSLISNEKFIIAFYKKSLWWPQVNSDNSSLNSLSLGGDDDLAKIIGLRLVKPSEDKAFAETTKLLIAILIKEGLVSFGSVYKFFGPDDEQMAKLERLHKKGLEEEVFKSSANALALAAPLMDEEESEGSSTNTNKKTGDLTTEEQIADLLGINLKFQMLKSFLAVGLYWPSVFILTEYPFLALVDEEVGELICRLYHHMITPLYGMHTNLLEDDLAALSKPKQIAIQRPNNEVYYQDYTPHTYLTFKATTQDYFHKRFVYFYDNWTSGLPLIHSSEQLFQQCQGLLKFLNVQFAKDIQLFVKICKIGVSEIESSGPTDEWFTFFRNQMFPAISVLQENSIAVENAYQILSFYPKENRFNLYSEFHQVTSKNNPYIKISYGKAEKNTKDVLKRLSKETVRPMMRRIAKISFCNPLPCFLTILQQIESYDNLNSLVVETARYFNSYGWDVLTLAIMMRVTASGRSNIQTNGLFERQWIQSLASFVGKICHRYPNSIDISTLLEFILKSLHSNDTSVLTIFKEMLLSMGGLTSSNNLTLDQIYRLNSGDTLKRLIYSTINDTRYSNSKAGTILVKNLVELDCVNEFLVLLYQMNENVTYEDNELHLKVITNRKDDLSTVMQLFCDLINFYVQDELFDEKLSPISKLSYTCHVPPEWVFEIWRKHMDPYSNDFLAKDMEGFKPYLGDYVWQSLSPGLYSTFWQLSLYDVNYVDYLYISSAEKHQNSLESLETSYTKSKRAHASRQDIESKKDAFEVVQKLVSDIPVDQQKHESHYNKVIARITEESSSWFVKNDEGVAMKMFLQYCILPRAVHSSFDAVYSAKFVFKLFQVGVQKFSLEEYLNYLFQSRVLFGTFFTSTLTESENLGLFFSELLIELNSWCNNETFEKLTNGLTNKEGVTLSFKGFKDLLYSYHTSLLDDLLTTLNSTDYMCRRNSIIFLKNIIHIYPVVEDQCEQLAEVIQQIINTEEREDLKLAVNALIGHIKARQSKWIHLWDFIEMPEAQLEVHRSKREAIANEIRKINEAKRLKEQLEYEERERIQKERAETLRREKEAEALKVKEKQKLSYDESSQTTSTRADVRKDGVESRKDYYSKYENFSKASTPSGTRPTSENGNDKKELPDGPSVAKDSKDKKSPSVNSSNLPSSQTSRPQTPVAKASAQPAKASAQPVKAPVQPSKAPVQPSKAPVQPAKTVSVPRTAKPSATASGLSADNKPPRKSAVSTDRGNWNNESRYSGNDNKGSYVPFKSAAPPKDSLSDKRQPLVPQSHLRKDFGSGSRAKAPETYDRRKTTEGYNSRNNGYDGRKSFESYDKNYDNRKSFEGYDNRKNTQKQSSAEGNKTQKLPPPPPPPSLPPPSGRNTHGNGTGRPDSKRKYDYDQGNGRPYDKRQRY from the coding sequence ATGAATGGCACCGAAACCCAAATAACGTATAGCTATTTGAATGATGAGCTATTGAGTGAGTTCCAAGGGCAAGGGACCGAACAGTTGATCCAATTAATTGAGGCTCCTGCTCAACCTGATGTTGATGCTTACGAATTGGTTGGAACTGTCTTTACAGAATTAATTATGGTGCTAGAAGATGGGAAATTAGATCCTGAAGCCATCATCGAGTTTTTGTCGAGCTGCatcaaagatgaagaaaccgCAAACCACTTCTGCCAAGTCTTGAACTTATTCCCATTGTCTGAACCTGTGGAATCTTTAATAAAGAAGCTTCATACTAATCAAAAGGTAATTCAACCTTCTAGTCTTGCTAAATTCCTATCAACCGATACCCTAGGAAAATTGGGCATTGTACCTGGTGATACTCTTTCAAAGCAATTGAACACTCGCAAAAGAGACGAGTACTATACtcagaagaagttcaatttACTTCATGAAGAACCTGAAGGGTTTGCAAGACTTATagtggagttgatgaatatcTTAAGAAGTGGCGAGTCTGAATCTCAGGTTGATTACGCCATAAAGATGGTAGATACAATCATTGGACACTATAGCTTGGATCCCAATAGAGTCTTTGATGTGACTTTTGACTGTTTCTCCAATAGTTTAATCAGTAATGAAAAGTTCATTATTGCATTCTACAAAAAATCTCTATGGTGGCCCCAAGTTAACAGTGACAACTCCTCATTGAACAGCCTATCACTTGGTGGAGATGATGACTTAGCCAAGATAATTGGTCTCAGATTGGTCAAGCCTAGTGAAGATAAAGCGTTTGCCGAAACCACTAAGCTATTAATTGCCATTCTCATAAAAGAAGGCTTGGTAAGCTTTGGCTCTGTATACAAATTCTTTGGTCCTGATGATGAACAGATGGCCAAGTTAGAACGACTCCATAAGAAGGGTCTAGAAGAGGAAGTGTTTAAATCTAGTGCCAATGCTCTAGCCTTAGCTGCACCTTTgatggatgaagaagaatccgAAGGTCTGAGCACCAATACTAACAAAAAAACTGGTGACCTAACTACAGAAGAACAAATAGCCGATTTGTTGGGcatcaacttgaaattCCAAATGTTAAAGTCCTTCTTAGCTGTAGGGTTATATTGGCCTTCTGTGTTTATTTTGACTGAATATCCATTTTTGGCATTGGTGGATGAGGAAGTAGGAGAATTGATTTGCCGTTTATATCATCATATGATCACTCCCTTGTATGGAATGCATACCAACTTACTTGAGGATGACCTTGCAGCTTTGCTGAAGCCCAAACAAATCGCGATTCAAAGACCCAATAACGAAGTCTATTATCAGGACTACACTCCTCACACATATTTAACATTCAAGGCCACAACCCAGGACTATTTCCATAAAAGATTTGTTTACTTCTATGACAATTGGACGTCAGGATTACCACTAATTCATTCAAGCGAACAATTGTTTCAACAGTGTCAGGGCTTACTTAAGTTTTTGAATGTCCAATTTGCAAAAGACATTCAACTCTTTGTAAAAATATGTAAAATAGGTGTCAGTGAAATTGAACTGTCGGGTCCAACTGATGAATGGTTTACATTTTTCAGAAATCAGATGTTTCCTGCAATCTCAGTATTACAGGAAAATAGTATAGCGGTTGAAAATGCTTATCAAATATTATCTTTCTATCCAAAGGAAAATCGATTCAACCTTTACAGTGAGTTTCACCAAGTAACATCCAAGAACAATCCTTATATCAAGATTTCATACGGGAAGGCTGAAAAGAACACTAAAGATGTATTGAAAAGATTATCAAAAGAAACAGTAAGACCTATGATGAGAAGAATTGCCAAAATTAGTTTCTGCAACCCCTTACCCTGCTTCTTGACCATTTTACAACAGATTGAAAGTTACGACAATCTTAATTCATTGGTAGTGGAAACAGCCAGATACTTTAATAGCTATGGATGGGATGTGTTAACGTTAGCTATTATGATGAGGGTCACTGCTAGTGGTAGAAGTAATATCCAAACAAATGGGCTCTTTGAACGTCAGTGGATCCAATCATTGGCTTCATTTGTTGGGAAAATATGCCACAGATATCCAAATTCTATTGATATCAGCACCTTGTTGGAGTTTATTTTAAAGTCTTTGCATAGCAATGATACCAGTGTTTTGACAATATTCAAGGAAATGCTCCTTTCAATGGGTGGCTTAACAAGTTCCAATAATTTAACTTTGGACCAAATTTACCGCTTAAATAGTGGTGACACGTTAAAAAGGTTGATCTACTCCACCATAAATGATACTAGGTATAGCAACAGCAAGGCTGGAACtattttggtgaagaatCTTGTTGAGTTGGACTGCGTCAATGAATTTTTGGTTCTATTATATCAAATGAATGAAAACGTAACTTATGAAGATAATGAATTACATCTCAAAGTTATCACCAATAGAAAAGATGATTTACTGACTGTTATGCAACTCTTCTGTGATTTAATTAACTTTTATGTTCAGGATGAGctctttgatgaaaagctCTCGCCCATCTCCAAACTATCCTATACTTGTCACGTTCCCCCGGAATGGGTATTTGAGATTTGGAGAAAGCATATGGACCCATATTCAAACGATTTTCTTGCTAAAGATATGGAAGGATTCAAACCTTACCTTGGAGACTATGTTTGGCAATCCTTATCTCCAGGTCTCTACAGCACTTTCTGGCAATTGTCGTTGTACGATGTTAATTACGTTGACTACCTTTATATATCATCGGCTGAAAAGCATCAAAATTCACTTGAAAGCCTCGAAACGTCTTACACTAAGAGCAAGAGAGCACATGCGTCTCGTCAAGATATCGAGCTGAAAAAAGatgcttttgaagttgtgCAAAAGCTAGTATCTGACATTCCGGTGGACCAACAGAAGCATGAACTGCACTACAATAAGGTTATTGCAAGAATTACTGAAGAATCCTCACTGTGGTTCGTCAAAAATGACGAGGGGGTTGCCATGAAAATGTTTTTGCAGTATTGTATTTTACCAAGAGCTGTACATTCGTCATTCGATGCAGTTTATTCCGCCAAGTTTGTGTTTAAGTTATTTCAAGTGGGAGTTCAAAAATTCTCTCTCGAAGAATATTTGAATTACTTGTTTCAAAGCAGGGTGTTGTTTGGAACATTCTTTACGTCAACTTTGACAGAATCGGAAAATTTGGGATTGTTCTTTTCCGAATTACTAATTGAATTGAATTCTTGGTGTAATAATGAAACTTTCGAAAAGTTAACAAATGGGTTGACAAACAAAGAAGGCGTTACATTGTCCTTCAAAGGATTCAAGGATTTATTGTATTCTTATCATACTAGCTTGTTGGATGATTTATTGACTACATTGAACTCTACGGACTACATGTGTCGTAGAAACTCGAttattttcttgaagaatataaTTCACATATATCCAGTGGTAGAAGATCAATGTGAACAATTGGCGGAAGTAATTCAACAGATAATCAACACCGAGGAAAGAGAGGATCTTAAGCTTGCAGTCAATGCTTTGATTGGACATATTAAAGCAAGACAAAGTAAATGGATCCACTTATGGGATTTCATTGAAATGCCAGAGgctcaacttgaagttcataGGTCCAAGCGTGAAGCAATTGCTAACGAGATTCGTAAGATCAACGAAGCGAAGAGACTCAAGGAGCAGCTAGAAtatgaagaaagagaaagaatACAGAAAGAAAGAGCTGAAACTCTCAGACGCGAGAAGGAAGCGGAGGCTCTAAAAGTGAAGGAGAAACAAAAGCTTAGTTATGATGAAAGTTCTCAAACTACATCAACTCGGGCAGATGTTAGAaaagatggagttgaatcTAGAAAAGACTATTATTCCAAATACGAGAATTTCAGTAAAGCCAGTACTCCTTCTGGAACACGTCCTACTTCTGAAAATGGAAATGACAAGAAAGAACTACCAGATGGACCTTCAGTTGCCAAAGACTCAAAAGATAAGAAGTCTCCTTCCgtgaattcttcaaatctcCCTTCAAGTCAAACCTCTAGGCCACAGACTCCAGTTGCCAAAGCTTCCGCACAGCCTGCCAAAGCTTCCGCACAGCCTGTCAAAGCTCCTGTACAGCCCTCAAAAGCTCCCGTACAACCTTCCAAAGCTCCGGTACAGCCTGCTAAAACAGTAAGTGTTCCTAGAACCGCAAAGCCATCAGCAACAGCCTCGGGTCTATCTGCCGACAATAAGCCACCCAGAAAACTGGCCGTTTCCACAGACCGTGGCAACTGGAATAATGAGTCTAGATATTCTGGCAATGATAATAAAGGCTCTTATGTGCCTTTTAAATCCGCTGCACCTCCAAAAGATTCTTTGTCTGATAAACGTCAACCTTTGGTTCCACAGCTGCATTTGAGGAAGGATTTTGGTTCTGGCTCCAGGGCAAAGGCTCCCGAAACTTATGATAGAAGGAAAACCACTGAAGGTTACAATAGCAGAAATAACGGCTATGATGGCAGGAAGAGCTTTGAAAGTTACGATAAAAACTATGATAACAGGAAGAGCTTTGAAGGATATGATAACAGGAAGAATACTCAAAAGCAGTCTTCGGCAGAAGGTAATAAAACTCAAAAGCTTCCTCCCCCTCCACCTCCTCCTTCACTTCCACCTCCAAGTGGCAGAAATACGCATGGTAATGGAACTGGTAGACCTGATAGTAAGAGAAAATATGACTACGATCAAGGCAATGGCAGACCTTATGACAAGCGTCAACGATACTAA
- a CDS encoding uncharacterized protein (COG:S; EggNog:ENOG503NVT7), translating to MHNPTSIMKLWKCEYCNMGQFVKKIELIKHYHELHDANVPEELLKPTERANLEALLNAEDNHPQNLDDLKNAHDMDESEEEVESDKVSMIAKSEKSLHSLNSALSKNNSIISLLSKNYNTKKIACPKPKCSRLFSRDHDLRRHMIWHEEQAQKIANFLNSLQEETGETENTNDNTHNDDYDEMDDTDMSQMIDDELKRLQQSVSH from the coding sequence ATGCACAATCCGACTAGCATCATGAAACTATGGAAGTGTGAATACTGTAACATGGGTCAGTTTGTCAAGAAAATCGAACTAATTAAGCACTATCACGAACTCCATGATGCAAATGTTCCTGAAGAGCTTTTAAAACCGACCGAACGAGCTAATTTAGAGGCTTTATTAAATGCTGAAGATAACCACCCCCAAAATCtcgatgatttgaaaaatgcaCATGATATGGATGAGTCAGAAGAGGAGGTAGAATCAGATAAAGTTTCAATGATTGCTAAGTCCGAGAAGTCATTGCATTCGTTGAATTCTGCTTTGAGTAAGAATAATTCGATCATTAGCCTCCTACTGAAAAACTACAATACCAAGAAAATTGCATGCCCTAAACCAAAGTGTTCGAGGTTGTTCTCAAGAGATCATGATCTTAGAAGGCATATGATCTGGCATGAAGAACAGGCTCAAAAGATCgccaatttcttgaactctttACAGGAAGAGACAGGAGAGACAGAGAATACTAATGACAACACCCATAACGATGATTACGACGAGATGGACGACACGGATATGAGTCAAATgattgatgatgaactaAAGAGACTCCAACAGTCCGTATCTCATTAA
- a CDS encoding uncharacterized protein (EggNog:ENOG503NXJT; COG:Q) — protein sequence MDQIILVDGSAVGLGGSAPIPTGDQLCSIVSSWNQPLYSPYENSLNPCFISFVFGALNLFFIFPLTIQIINFLFFNTFGPYNIKYSFGSIFKVKSVGIFTLIRFNSVFIQCLLSLVLLSFKFVSFSDLKSSALILNVVTLVVFVLPLHLIEPTRCVIPATSLLFYWFSSSVINFVISLQDLFSEHKVYIPDGDISIQSAIRTVEILLLLNSVGIFILELFFYQPSVELIEYYDLNEWNYGRVRNIFNRVFFKFMKDTIDIAGKTNHVDVTNLPSIIIDLDNEVAYKKFLGAWNKSVSKTEAINAKNLEKSKKTGKPFVKKTPSLFWPLLSITKGLFFRALFFDYMEFFAQICQPYLLRRFLLFASNRYFSKSLGTNDVTPEPLIVGFGVATCLYLAAVTRYMTFNRKFVNIQGLGNVVETALSSHIYYKGMKLSPKERRNKTVGEIVNNMAQDISTVDYAPEVVIDVVSQPFRLVMYIYTLYNFLGASALAGLSTALVLIPIASTCYKFVYKEMNLEMKYKDERAKLMGEILNSIKSIKLYSWENPMLERLFEIRNNKELKVLRKVGILSTAIDFLWNSIPYGIAVSTFTAAAVFAGTELTPEVIFPSLTLFDLLTGPILALPGIFSNIAESKVSLARLIKFFTMEELEVDALERSYIPLRKGEEAVTIKNANFVWTIDNVEEKSAKDLAKDSARIDEEADIDAPSEVNTVALTDINFTAKKGELTCVVGRVGSGKSTLLKAILGCIPVDTTINTPTLKVNGSIAYCAQSAWILNSSVRENILFGRKYDKEFYQATVQACELSKDFEMLPDGDRTIVGEKGISLSGGQKARISLARAVYSKAEIYILDDVLSAVDTHVGKNIIKNVLGKDGLLASKTTILATNSVPVLHQAASIILLAEGKIIERGTFTEVMSTESSLAKLINEFGKFEEEEEANEETAEIESTKVVVSGNVSSSEDEHNPQQYQPIISEGEDLSLARVVTNATVAASFVSFGHAYDQDFDDDVDKVTRTGDSEEIKTKGKVNLMIYNKYIQACGYFSVVVYLALVVLSTALALSNTYVLKYWSEQNVKYGHNVDIAFYLTLYAAIGIISLLFTLVASFIIYAVIIINGSRYFHDTMAKSVLRSPMSFFETTPIGRILNRFTEDINVIDNQLIWALTLFANYGFRAVSVFAVVILNLPIMFFVLVFLLFFYDSFRRLFIPASRELKRLRSATKSPVFSHLQESITGVDTIFAYNQVDRFTHKASDNMNTSIKVSQANIHVNRWLSMRLQGLSAVVVYCSTLLILASVNSKNPLGPGLVGFIMTYVLDVTSTLNAIVRSYADIETRSITIERLWEYCNLKPEAEMVIEDNRPAESWPAEGAISFKNYETKYRENLDPVLNNISIDIKPREKIGIVGRTGAGKSTLTLAVFRIIEATGGHIEIDGVDTSKIGLFDLRSKLNIIPQDSQAIDGTVRQNLDPFGKHTDEELWKVLELSHLKEHIEGMKTERKVDDDEEDNSTPLIATGLNARIEEGGANLSAGQKQLMCLARALLNPSKVLILDEATASVDVQTDKIVQDTIRSEFNDKTILTIAHRIETIMDSDRILVLERGQVKEFDAPTELLKDQNTIFYSLCKQGGLV from the coding sequence ATGGATCAGATAATACTTGTGGATGGTAGTGCCGTGGGTTTGGGTGGTTCTGCCCCCATTCCTACTGGTGATCAACTATGCTCAATTGTTAGCTCTTGGAACCAGCCTTTGTACTCTCCTTATGAAAACTCATTAAACCCGTGTTTTATTTCATTCGTGTTTGGTGCTCTTAACTTGTTTTTCATATTTCCATTGACTATCCAGAttatcaactttttgttcttcaacaccttcgGTCCTTACAATATTAAATATTCCTTTGGTTCAATATTTAAAGTGAAAAGTGTCGGTATCTTCACCTTGATCAGATTCAATTCAGTATTTATCCAATGTTTATTGTCACTTGTGTTATTGAGCTTCAAATTCGTGTCCTTTCTGGACTTGAAGTCATCTGCTCTTATTCTTAATGTCGTGACTTTGGTTGTCTTTGTGTTACCTTTACATTTAATTGAACCTACAAGATGTGTTATTCCTGCTACATCCTTATTATTTTACTGGTTCAGTTCATCGGTTATCAATTTTGTCATTTCACTTCAAGACTTGTTTTCTGAACATAAAGTTTACATCCCTGATGGTGATATTTCAATACAGTCAGCTATTAGAACCGTTGAAATTTTGTTGTTGCTCAACTCTGTTGGAATTTTCATCCTCGAATTATTCTTTTATCAGCCTTCCGTTGAATTGATTGAGTATTATGACTTGAATGAGTGGAATTATGGAAGAGTCagaaacatcttcaatagagttttcttcaagttcatgaaAGACACAATCGATATTGCTGGTAAAACTAATCACGTTGATGTCACCAACTTACCTTCCATTatcattgatcttgataATGAAGTCGCCTAtaagaagtttttgggtgCTTGGAATAAGTCTGTTTCTAAAACTGAAGCTATTAATGCCAAAAATTTAGAAAAGTCGAAGAAGACTGGCAAACCATTCGTGAAAAAGACACCTTCTTTGTTTTGGCCGTTACTTTCAATCACTAAAGGGCTCTTTTTCAGGGCTTTGTTCTTTGACTACATGGAATTTTTTGCTCAAATCTGTCAACCTTACTTGTTAAGAAGATTCTTATTGTTTGCATCAAACAGATATTTCCTGAAATCGTTAGGTACCAATGATGTAACCCCTGAACCTTTAATTGTCGGCTTTGGAGTTGCCACTTGTCTCTACCTTGCCGCAGTCACAAGATATATGACATTCAACAGAAAGTTTGTTAATATTCAGGGTTTGGGAAATGTTGTCGAAACCGCTTTGTCTTCTCACATTTATTATAAGGGTATGAAACTTTCACcaaaagaaagaagaaataaGACTGTTGGTGAAATTGTCAACAATATGGCACAAGATATCTCCACTGTTGATTATGCACCCGAAGTTGTTATTGATGTCGTTTCTCAACCCTTCAGATTGGTTATGTATATTTACACTTTGTACAATTTCCTTGGTGCTTCTGCTCTTGCTGGTTTGTCCACTGCTCTTGTTTTGATTCCAATTGCTAGTACTTGCTACAAATTCGTTTACAAAGAGATGAACCTTGAAATGAAGTATAAAGATGAAAGAGCTAAGTTGATGGGTGAAATCTTAAACTCCATTAAAAGTATTAAGTTGTACTCCTGGGAGAATCCTATGTTGGAAAGATTATTTGAGATTAGAAATAATAAGGAGCTTAAAGTCTTAAGAAAAGTTGGTATTCTTTCTACCGCTATagattttctttggaattCTATTCCATATGGTATTGCTGTTTCCACATTcactgctgctgctgtcTTTGCTGGTACTGAATTGACACCTGAAGTGATTTTTCCATCTTTAACGCTTTTTGACTTGTTGACTGGTCCTATTTTGGCTTTACCAGGTATTTTCTCCAACATTGCTGAATCAAAGGTCTCTCTTGCCAGattgatcaagtttttcacaatggaagaattggaagttGATGCTTTAGAGAGGTCTTATATACCTTTGAGAAAAGGCGAAGAAGCGGTGACAATCAAGAATGCTAATTTCGTTTGGACTATAGATAatgtggaagaaaagtCAGCTAAGGATTTAGCTAAAGACAGTGCTAGAATAGATGAAGAGGCCGACATTGATGCCCCCTCTGAAGTCAACACAGTAGCTTTGACTGATATTAACTTCACTGCTAAAAAGGGCGAATTGACatgtgttgttggaagagtcGGTAGTGGGAAATCCACATTGTTGAAAGCCATCTTGGGATGTATTCCTGTTGATACTACTATTAATACACCTACCCTCAAAGTGAATGGATCAATTGCCTATTGTGCCCAAAGTGCTTGGATTTTGAATTCCTCTGTCAGGGAAAATATTTTGTTCGGCAGAAAGTATGACAAGGAGTTTTATCAGGCTACCGTTCAAGCTTGTGAGCTTTCTAAGGATTTCGAGATGTTGCCTGATGGTGATAGAACtattgttggtgaaaaggGTATTTCTCTTTCTGGTGGTCAAAAAGCTAGAATTTCTTTAGCCAGAGCCGTCTATTCAAAAGCTGAAATTTACATCCTTGACGATGTCTTGTCGGCTGTTGATACTCATGTTGGTAAAAATATTATCAAGAACGTTCTTGGTAAAGATGGTTTATTGGCTTCCAAAACTACTATTTTGGCTACCAACTCTGTGCCTGTTTTACATCAAGCTGCTAGTATTATACTTTTAGCAGAAGGTAAAATTATTGAAAGAGGTACTTTCACAGAAGTTATGTCTACTGAATCTAGTTTGGCtaagttgatcaatgaaTTTGGTAAatttgaagaggaagaggaagctAATGAAGAAACTGCGGAGATTGAGTCTACTAAGGTTGTGGTTTCTGGTAAtgtctcttcttctgaagatgaGCATAATCCCCAACAATACCAACCAATCATACTGGAGGGAGAGGATTTATCTTTGGCAAGGGTCGTTACCAATGCTACTGTTGCTGCAAGTTTTGTTTCTTTTGGTCATGCTTACGATCAggactttgatgatgacgtTGATAAAGTCACAAGAACTGGTGACAGTGAAGAAATTAAAACAAAGGGTAAAGtcaatttgatgatttaCAACAAGTATATTCAAGCCTGTGGTTACTTCTCTGTTGTAGTTTACTTGGCATTGGTTGTCTTGAGTACTGCATTAGCCCTTTCAAACACTTATGTCTTGAAGTACTGGTCTGAACAAAACGTAAAATATGGCCACAACGTTGATATTGCGTTTTATTTGACATTGTATGCTGCTATTGGAATTATCTCTTTGTTGTTTACGTTGGTGGCCTCATTCATTATCTATGCTGTTATTATTATCAATGGTAGTAGGTATTTCCACGATACAATGGCTAAGAGTGTCTTGAGATCTCCAATGTCATTTTTTGAAACTACACCAATCGGTAGAATCTTGAATAGATTTACCGAAGATATTAATGTAATCGACAATCAGTTGATTTGGGCTCTTACATTATTTGCCAATTACGGTTTCAGGGCTGTAAGTGTGTTTGCTGTGGTTATCTTGAACTTACCAATCATGTTCTTTGTTTTAGTTTTCCTTTTGTTCTTCTACGATTCGTTTAGAAGATTATTTATTCCCGCCTCCAGAGAGTTAAAGAGATTAAGAAGTGCTACCAAGAGTCCTGTTTTCTCCCATTTACAAGAATCTATTACTGGCGTGGATACTATCTTTGCTTACAACCAAGTTGATAGATTCACTCACAAGGCCCTGGATAATATGAACACTTCCATCAAAGTTTCCCAAGCCAATATCCATGTTAATCGTTGGTTGTCAATGAGATTGCAAGGGTTATCTGCTGTTGTTGTGTACTGTTCCACCTTATTGATTTTAGCATCTGTTAATTCTAAAAACCCATTGGGTCCTGGTTTAGTTGGTTTCATTATGACTTATGTTTTGGATGTCACTTCAACCTTGAATGCTATTGTCAGATCTTACGCAGACATTGAAACCAGATCTATCACCATTGAAAGATTATGGGAGTACTGTAACTTGAAGCCAGAAGCTGAGATGGTTATTGAAGATAACAGACCGGCTGAGTCATGGCCTGCGGAAGGGGCCATCTCATTTAAGAATTATGAGACTAAATACAGAGAAAACTTGGATCCTGTCTTGAATAACATTTCTATCGACATTAAACCCAGAGAAAAGATTGGTATTGTTGGCAGAACTGGAGCTGGTAAATCCACTTTAACTTTGGCTGTTTTCCGTATCATTGAAGCTACTGGTGGACAcattgaaattgatggtgttgataCCAGTAAGATTGGATTATTTGACTTGAGATCTAAGTTGAACATCATTCCGCAAGACTCTCAAGCCATTGATGGTACTGTGAGGCAGAACTTGGATCCTTTCGGTAAGCATACAGATGAAGAGTTATGGAAAGTGTTAGAATTGAGTCACTTGAAAGAGCATATCGAGGGAATGAAGACTGAGAGAAAGGtagacgatgatgaagaagataatAGCACCCCTTTGATTGCCACAGGCTTGAATGCCAGAATCGAAGAAGGTGGTGCTAACTTGTCCGCTGGacaaaaacaattgatGTGTCTTGCTAGAGCTTTATTGAATCCTTCTAAagttttgattttggatgaagccACTGCGTCTGTGGACGTTCAAACCGACaaaattgttcaagataCTATCAGATCTGAGTTTAATGATAAGACTATTTTAACAATTGCTCATAGAATTGAAACAATTATGGACAGTGATAGAATCTTAGTTCTTGAAAGGGGACAAGTCAAAGAGTTTGATGCTCCAACtgaattgttgaaggatcAAAATACCATTTTCTACTCTCTCTGTAAACAAGGGGGACTTGTTTAA